In the Kitasatospora terrestris genome, one interval contains:
- the shc gene encoding squalene--hopene cyclase, with translation MTATAGGRIVPKASVAVRQPDDSSPGAALSRATAHLLSLQHADGWWKGDLETNVTMDAEDLLLRQFLGIRTEEQTRGTAAWIRSQQREDGTWATFHGGPPELSTTVEAYVALKLAGDDPAAPHMAAAAAYVRGAGGIAAARVFTRIWLALFGWWPWERLPELPPELIFLPHWAPLNIYSFGQWARQTIVPLTVVSAHRPVRPGPFDLDELHTDPANPFPERPMAAARTWDGLFQRLDRLMHHYHRHAVRPLRRLALQQAAHWIIERQEADGCWGGIQPPAVYSLIALNLLGYRLDHPVMKAGIASFDGFTVHTEDGRRWMEACQSPVWDTCLAAIALRDAGLPGDHPALISATDWMLGEEITKRGDWSVKRPGLEPGGWAFEFQNDTYPDVDDTAEVVLALHRVDHPAPEKVDGAVRRAIDWTLGMQSRNGAWGAFDADNTSPLPNKLPFCDFGEVIDPPSADVTAHMVEMLAAVGRAGDPRCRRGITWLLRNQEADGSWFGRWGTNYIYGTMSVVPALVAAGVPTGHPAIRRSVRWLEQRQNEDGGWGEDLRSYRDPAAWSGRGESTASQTAWALMALLAAGERDNPVVERGVRWLIRTQRPDGTWDEPQFTGTGFPWDFSINYHLYRLVFPVTALGRYVHDTPLGGGVA, from the coding sequence TTGACAGCAACCGCGGGCGGCAGGATCGTCCCCAAAGCCTCAGTTGCAGTACGACAACCTGACGATTCCTCACCCGGGGCGGCGCTCAGCCGCGCCACCGCCCACCTGCTGTCACTGCAGCACGCCGACGGCTGGTGGAAGGGCGACCTGGAGACCAACGTCACCATGGATGCCGAGGACCTGTTACTGCGACAGTTCCTCGGCATCCGCACCGAGGAGCAGACCCGGGGCACCGCCGCCTGGATCCGCTCCCAGCAGCGCGAGGACGGCACCTGGGCCACCTTCCACGGCGGCCCGCCGGAGCTCTCCACCACGGTGGAGGCGTACGTCGCGCTGAAACTGGCGGGCGACGACCCCGCCGCCCCGCACATGGCCGCCGCCGCCGCGTACGTCCGCGGTGCCGGCGGGATCGCGGCCGCCCGGGTGTTCACCCGGATCTGGCTCGCGCTCTTCGGCTGGTGGCCCTGGGAGAGACTCCCCGAACTGCCCCCCGAGCTGATCTTCCTGCCGCACTGGGCCCCGCTGAACATCTACTCCTTCGGGCAGTGGGCCCGGCAGACCATCGTCCCGCTCACCGTGGTCTCCGCGCACCGGCCGGTGCGGCCCGGCCCGTTCGACCTCGACGAGCTGCACACCGACCCGGCGAATCCTTTCCCCGAGCGGCCGATGGCCGCCGCCCGCACCTGGGACGGCCTCTTCCAGCGCCTCGACCGGCTGATGCACCACTACCACCGGCACGCGGTGCGCCCACTGCGCCGGCTCGCCCTGCAGCAGGCCGCCCACTGGATCATCGAGCGGCAGGAGGCCGACGGCTGCTGGGGCGGCATCCAGCCGCCCGCCGTCTACTCGCTGATCGCCCTCAACCTGCTCGGCTACCGGCTGGACCACCCGGTGATGAAGGCCGGGATCGCCTCCTTCGACGGCTTCACCGTGCACACCGAGGACGGCCGGCGCTGGATGGAGGCCTGCCAGTCCCCGGTGTGGGACACCTGCCTGGCCGCCATCGCGCTCCGCGACGCCGGACTGCCCGGCGACCACCCCGCCCTGATCAGCGCCACCGACTGGATGCTCGGCGAGGAGATCACCAAGCGCGGCGACTGGTCGGTCAAGCGCCCCGGGCTGGAGCCCGGCGGCTGGGCGTTCGAGTTCCAGAACGACACCTACCCGGACGTCGACGACACCGCCGAGGTGGTGCTCGCCCTGCACCGGGTCGACCACCCCGCGCCGGAGAAGGTGGACGGCGCGGTGCGCCGGGCGATCGACTGGACGCTCGGCATGCAGTCCCGCAACGGCGCCTGGGGCGCCTTCGACGCCGACAACACCAGCCCGCTGCCCAACAAGCTGCCGTTCTGCGACTTCGGCGAGGTGATCGACCCGCCGTCCGCCGACGTCACCGCGCACATGGTCGAGATGCTGGCAGCCGTCGGCCGGGCCGGCGACCCGCGCTGCCGGCGCGGCATCACCTGGCTGCTGCGCAACCAGGAGGCGGACGGCTCCTGGTTCGGCCGCTGGGGCACCAACTACATCTACGGCACCATGTCGGTCGTCCCCGCCCTGGTCGCCGCCGGCGTCCCCACCGGCCACCCGGCGATCCGCCGCTCGGTGCGCTGGCTGGAGCAGCGGCAGAACGAGGACGGCGGCTGGGGCGAGGACCTGCGCTCCTACCGCGACCCGGCCGCCTGGTCCGGGCGCGGGGAGTCCACCGCCTCGCAGACCGCCTGGGCGCTGATGGCGCTGCTCGCCGCCGGCGAGCGGGACAACCCCGTCGTGGAGCGCGGCGTCCGCTGGCTGATCCGCACCCAGCGGCCGGACGGCACCTGGGACGAACCGCAGTTCACCGGCACCGGCTTCCCCTGGGACTTCTCCATCAACTACCACCTCTACCGGCTGGTCTTCCCGGTCACCGCGCTGGGCCGCTACGTCCACGACACCCCGCTCGGTGGAGGCGTCGCATGA
- a CDS encoding polyprenyl synthetase family protein — MTAHPTTDIASHREGSHVEARTGTPVKDTTTVLDLLARGRTLCTPSMRAAVARLAAPMDTVAAYHFGWIDRDGNPAAGDGGKAVRPALALLSAEAVGAPAQVGVPGGVSVELVHNFSLLHDDLMDGDETRRHRATAWTVFGPAQAILAGDALATLGTEVLLDAAVTGGATPADAARAVRLITTATRRLIDGQAQDVSYEQRDAVTVEECLAMEGGKTGALLAASAAIGAVLAGADDRVSDALQRYGYHLGLAFQAVDDLLGIWGATEVTGKPHWSDLQSRKKSLPVCAALAEGGAASEELAAQLADPTGRGEESEQELAARAALIEQAGGRAWTQEEARRQYETALAALDEVPMADQVHEHFVALAEFVVVRER; from the coding sequence ATGACCGCCCACCCGACCACCGACATCGCATCGCACCGAGAGGGATCGCACGTGGAGGCTCGTACCGGCACCCCGGTCAAGGACACGACGACCGTGCTGGACCTGCTGGCCCGCGGACGCACGCTGTGCACCCCGTCGATGCGCGCGGCCGTCGCCCGTTTGGCGGCACCGATGGACACCGTCGCCGCGTACCACTTCGGCTGGATCGACCGGGACGGCAACCCCGCGGCGGGCGACGGCGGCAAGGCCGTGCGCCCGGCGCTGGCCCTGCTCTCTGCGGAGGCCGTGGGTGCTCCGGCGCAGGTCGGCGTGCCCGGCGGGGTCTCGGTTGAACTGGTGCACAACTTCTCCCTCCTCCATGATGATCTGATGGACGGTGACGAGACCCGACGGCACCGTGCCACGGCGTGGACGGTCTTCGGTCCGGCCCAGGCGATCCTGGCCGGTGACGCGCTGGCCACGCTGGGCACCGAGGTGCTGCTGGACGCCGCGGTGACCGGCGGGGCGACCCCCGCGGACGCCGCGCGCGCCGTCCGGCTGATCACCACCGCCACCCGCCGGCTGATCGACGGCCAGGCGCAGGACGTCTCCTACGAGCAGCGCGACGCGGTCACCGTCGAGGAGTGCCTGGCCATGGAGGGCGGCAAGACCGGCGCCCTGCTGGCCGCCTCGGCGGCGATCGGCGCGGTGCTGGCCGGCGCCGACGACCGGGTGTCGGACGCGCTGCAGCGCTACGGCTACCACCTGGGCCTGGCCTTCCAGGCGGTGGACGACCTGCTGGGCATCTGGGGCGCGACCGAGGTCACCGGCAAGCCGCACTGGAGCGACCTGCAGTCGCGCAAGAAGTCGCTGCCGGTGTGCGCGGCCCTCGCCGAGGGCGGCGCCGCCTCCGAGGAGCTCGCCGCGCAGCTGGCCGACCCGACCGGCCGCGGTGAGGAGAGCGAGCAGGAGCTGGCCGCCCGCGCCGCGCTGATCGAGCAGGCCGGCGGCCGGGCGTGGACCCAGGAGGAGGCCCGCCGCCAGTACGAGACCGCCCTCGCCGCGTTGGACGAGGTACCCATGGCCGACCAGGTGCACGAGCACTTCGTCGCACTCGCCGAATTCGTGGTGGTACGAGAGAGGTGA
- a CDS encoding 1-hydroxy-2-methyl-2-butenyl 4-diphosphate reductase, translating to MRDPLLVVCALAPEVWALRGGDWSGACGGPAVLARTGMGRRRARRSAGALLAAGGYGALVVAGFGAAVGPGTEPGDVIVADAVRDSDGGFHPLESAPALVKALEGHGLTVHTGLHHTADHVVRGAERHALHAAGALAVDMEAAAVLAARAELRPELPAAVLRIVVDTPERELIRPGTLPAGIRAWRALRSAVPALIEWHRQATAPAPSTELHPQPSTLPQEAS from the coding sequence ATGAGGGATCCGCTGCTCGTGGTCTGCGCGCTGGCGCCCGAGGTCTGGGCGCTGCGCGGCGGCGACTGGTCCGGGGCGTGCGGCGGGCCCGCCGTGCTGGCCCGGACCGGCATGGGCCGGCGGCGGGCCCGCCGGAGCGCCGGCGCGCTGCTCGCCGCCGGCGGGTACGGGGCGCTGGTGGTGGCCGGGTTCGGCGCCGCGGTCGGCCCCGGCACCGAGCCGGGCGACGTGATCGTCGCCGACGCGGTCCGGGACTCCGACGGCGGGTTCCACCCGCTGGAGTCGGCCCCGGCCCTGGTCAAGGCGCTGGAGGGACACGGCCTGACCGTGCACACGGGCCTGCACCACACCGCCGACCACGTGGTCCGCGGCGCCGAACGGCACGCCCTGCACGCCGCGGGCGCGCTCGCCGTCGACATGGAGGCCGCCGCGGTCCTCGCCGCCCGCGCCGAGCTCCGCCCCGAACTGCCGGCCGCCGTGCTGCGGATCGTGGTCGACACCCCCGAGCGGGAACTGATCCGCCCCGGCACCCTGCCCGCCGGCATCCGCGCCTGGCGGGCGCTGCGCTCCGCCGTACCGGCCCTCATCGAGTGGCACCGGCAGGCCACCGCCCCGGCGCCGTCCACCGAGCTTCACCCACAGCCCTCGACGCTCCCCCAGGAGGCGAGCTAG
- the hpnH gene encoding adenosyl-hopene transferase HpnH: MAMPLRQTIRVSTYLMQQKLKRKEKFPLIVELEPLYACNLACEGCGKIQHPAGVLKQRMPVAQAVGAVLECGAPMVSIAGGEPLMHPQIDEIVRQLVERRKYVFLCTNALLLRKKLDKFTPSPYFTFAVHIDGLRERHDASVAKEGTFDEAVAAIKEAKRRGFRVTTNSTFFNTDTAQTVVEVLDYLNDELKVDEMMISPAYAYEKAPDQDHFLGVEQTRELFRKAFAGGNRRRWRLNHSPLFLDFLEGKVDFECTAWGIPNYSLFGWQRPCYLMADGYVPTYRELIEKTDWSKYGRGRDPRCDNCMAHCGYEPTAVLATMGSLKESLRAARETVASGKIN, from the coding sequence ATGGCCATGCCGCTGCGCCAGACCATCCGCGTCAGCACCTACCTCATGCAGCAGAAGCTCAAGCGCAAGGAGAAGTTCCCGCTCATCGTCGAGCTGGAACCGCTCTACGCGTGCAACCTGGCCTGCGAGGGCTGCGGCAAGATCCAGCACCCGGCGGGCGTGCTCAAGCAGCGCATGCCGGTCGCCCAGGCGGTCGGCGCAGTGCTGGAGTGCGGTGCCCCGATGGTCTCCATCGCGGGCGGCGAGCCGCTGATGCACCCGCAGATCGACGAGATCGTCCGCCAGCTGGTGGAGCGGAGGAAGTACGTCTTCCTGTGCACCAACGCCCTGCTGCTGCGCAAAAAGCTGGACAAGTTCACTCCCTCGCCGTACTTCACCTTCGCGGTGCACATCGACGGCCTGCGCGAGCGGCACGACGCCTCGGTGGCCAAGGAGGGCACCTTCGACGAGGCGGTGGCCGCGATCAAGGAGGCCAAGCGGCGCGGCTTCCGGGTCACCACCAACTCGACCTTCTTCAACACCGACACCGCGCAGACCGTGGTCGAGGTGCTGGACTACCTCAACGACGAGCTCAAGGTCGACGAGATGATGATCTCCCCGGCCTACGCCTACGAGAAGGCCCCCGACCAGGACCACTTCCTCGGCGTCGAGCAGACCCGGGAGCTGTTCCGCAAGGCCTTCGCCGGCGGCAACCGCCGGCGCTGGCGGCTCAACCACAGCCCGCTCTTCCTCGACTTCCTGGAGGGGAAGGTCGACTTCGAGTGCACCGCCTGGGGCATCCCCAACTACTCGCTGTTCGGCTGGCAGCGCCCCTGCTACCTGATGGCCGACGGCTACGTGCCGACCTACCGCGAACTCATCGAGAAGACCGACTGGTCGAAGTACGGGCGCGGCCGCGACCCGCGCTGCGACAACTGCATGGCGCACTGCGGATACGAGCCCACGGCGGTGCTCGCCACCATGGGCTCGCTCAAGGAGTCGCTGCGCGCCGCCCGGGAGACCGTTGCCTCCGGGAAGATCAACTAG
- the dxs gene encoding 1-deoxy-D-xylulose-5-phosphate synthase has product MSLLTEIQGPADLRRLPAEQLPVLADEIRDFLIDAVTRTGGHLGPNLGIVELTIALHRVFDSPHDRILWDTGHQAYVHKLLTGRQDFSRLRSKDGLSGYPSRAESGHDLIENSHASTALGYADGIAKANQILGTDRHTVAVIGDGALTGGMAWEALNNIAEAQDRPLVIVVNDNERSYARTVGGLAHHLSTLRTTRGYERFLSWGKEALQRTPVVGKPVFDALHGAKKGFKDAFAPQGMFEDLGLKYLGPIDGHDIGAVEQALRQARHFGGPVIVHCLTVKGRGYRPAEQDEADRFHAVNPIDPYTCLPISPSTGASWTSVFGSEMVAIGTDRPDVVAITAAMLQPVGLAKFAAAHPDRIYDVGIAEQHAVASAAGLATGGLHPVVAVYATFLNRAFDQVLMDVALHRLGVTFVLDRAGVTGNDGASHNGMWDMSVLQVVPGLRLAAPRDGDQLREQLREAVAVGDAPTVVRFPKGELGPEVPALERIGGVDVLARTGPSPEILLVAVGAMAPACLDAAALLVAEGYSATVVDPRWVKPVDPALVALAAEHRMVVTVEDNGRTGGVGAAVAQAMRDGGVDVPLRDLGIPQEFLTHASRGEILEEVGLTGTGVAAQTAAFAKVLLPGGQGPSGSSAQQYRPRVPRK; this is encoded by the coding sequence ATGTCACTGCTGACCGAGATCCAGGGGCCCGCGGACCTGCGACGCCTGCCCGCCGAGCAACTCCCGGTGCTCGCCGACGAGATCCGGGACTTCCTGATCGACGCGGTCACCCGCACCGGCGGCCACCTCGGCCCCAACCTCGGCATCGTCGAACTCACCATCGCCCTGCACCGGGTGTTCGACTCCCCGCACGACCGCATCCTGTGGGACACCGGCCACCAGGCCTACGTCCACAAGCTCCTCACCGGTCGGCAGGACTTCTCCCGGCTGCGCAGCAAGGACGGCCTCTCCGGCTACCCCTCGCGCGCCGAGTCCGGGCACGACCTGATCGAGAACTCGCACGCCTCCACCGCCCTCGGCTACGCCGACGGCATCGCCAAGGCCAACCAGATCCTCGGCACCGACCGGCACACCGTCGCCGTGATCGGCGACGGCGCACTGACCGGCGGCATGGCCTGGGAGGCGCTCAACAACATCGCCGAGGCCCAGGACCGCCCGCTGGTCATCGTCGTCAACGACAACGAGCGCTCGTACGCCCGGACCGTCGGCGGTCTGGCCCACCACCTGTCCACCCTGCGCACCACCCGCGGCTACGAGCGCTTCCTCTCCTGGGGCAAGGAGGCGCTGCAGCGCACCCCCGTGGTCGGCAAACCGGTGTTCGACGCGCTGCACGGCGCCAAGAAGGGCTTCAAGGACGCCTTCGCCCCGCAGGGCATGTTCGAGGACCTGGGGCTGAAGTACCTCGGCCCGATCGACGGCCACGACATCGGCGCGGTCGAGCAGGCGCTGCGCCAGGCCCGGCACTTCGGCGGGCCGGTCATCGTCCACTGCCTCACCGTCAAGGGCCGCGGCTACCGGCCCGCCGAACAGGACGAGGCCGACCGCTTCCACGCGGTCAACCCGATCGACCCGTACACCTGCCTGCCCATCTCGCCCTCCACCGGGGCCTCCTGGACCTCGGTGTTCGGCAGCGAGATGGTGGCGATCGGCACCGACCGGCCGGACGTGGTGGCGATCACCGCCGCCATGCTGCAGCCGGTGGGCCTGGCCAAGTTCGCCGCCGCCCACCCCGACCGGATCTACGACGTGGGCATCGCCGAGCAGCACGCGGTGGCCAGCGCCGCCGGGCTCGCCACCGGTGGGCTGCACCCGGTGGTGGCGGTGTACGCCACCTTCCTGAACCGGGCCTTCGACCAGGTCCTGATGGACGTCGCGCTGCACCGGCTGGGCGTCACCTTCGTCCTGGACCGGGCCGGCGTCACCGGCAACGACGGCGCCTCGCACAACGGCATGTGGGACATGTCCGTGCTGCAGGTCGTCCCCGGGCTGCGGCTGGCCGCGCCGCGCGACGGCGACCAGCTGCGCGAGCAGCTGCGGGAGGCCGTGGCGGTCGGCGACGCACCGACCGTGGTGCGCTTCCCGAAGGGCGAACTCGGCCCCGAGGTCCCCGCACTGGAACGGATCGGCGGCGTCGACGTGCTCGCCAGGACCGGACCCTCGCCGGAGATCCTGCTGGTCGCGGTCGGCGCGATGGCCCCCGCCTGCCTGGACGCGGCGGCCCTGCTGGTCGCCGAGGGGTACAGCGCGACCGTGGTCGACCCGCGGTGGGTCAAGCCGGTCGACCCCGCCCTGGTCGCGCTGGCCGCCGAGCACCGGATGGTGGTCACCGTCGAGGACAACGGCCGCACCGGCGGGGTCGGCGCCGCGGTCGCCCAGGCGATGCGGGACGGCGGCGTCGACGTACCGCTGCGCGACCTGGGCATCCCGCAGGAGTTCCTGACGCACGCCTCACGCGGGGAGATCCTGGAGGAGGTCGGCCTCACCGGCACCGGCGTGGCCGCCCAGACCGCCGCCTTCGCCAAGGTGCTGCTGCCCGGCGGGCAGGGCCCCTCCGGCAGCAGCGCCCAGCAGTACCGGCCCCGCGTGCCCCGCAAGTGA